GATTAATTAAACCTTCGGACTGCAGCTTTTTGAAAAATTTCATTGTTTCCATGTAAGCCGGAAACATAAATTCCGGGCGAAGCTCCCCGTCCTGCTCCCCCCAGTTGTTCGGCGTGCCGAAGTACGAACTGACGGTTTTAAATGCGCCGTACACGAGGTCGCTTCGGTCCGCCAAACCAATGGTGTCCTGCTGCTTGTCGCCGTCGGGATCTCGTTCTGTGAACGCTTTCATCATATTGTAAAGATCATCGATTGTTTCCGGCCTTTTCAGACCCAATTTGTCCGCCCAATCCTTCCGGTAAATAACCCCCTGCCTGGATAACGGCGTCGCCTGATAAACCCCGTAAATTTTGCCGTCAACGGAGCTGTTCTTCAGTACGGCCGGATCCAAGTTGCGTAAATAGGGGTATTCCTGCAGGTAAGGCCCGATTTCCCAGAACTGTCCCTCGCGGAGCGCTTTTTTGAAATTGTTGTAGATCGCCACGTTCCCTACATATACGGCTTGAGGCAAGGTATTGGTAGCCATCGACGAAAGTACCTTTTCTTCATATGCGGCATTCGGTACCCAGTTAATTTTCAATTTGGTATTTGTTTTTTGCTCGATTAACCGTAGAACTTTATCCTCCGGAAGCTCCGGCGTGTGAAGCACGGTCATGATACTCAGTTCGAAAGGTCCATCGGATGCAGATTGGCCGCTCTCATCCGTCTTCGAACTCGCGTTCTCGCTCGACTCCCCTGGTTTGGTGCCACCCGAACAAGCCGCGGTCATCACTAGCAATACAACTGAACCTACGAGCGCGACCCACTGCCAGCTTCTCTTACGGACGTTACTTGTTTGCATCATTCGTTATTGCCCTCCTATTTTCTTTGGATAGCGAGATGCTTGACTCACCACCCAATCGTACACAAGAAAAGAGGTAACGCCTATAATCTTTAGATTTGTAAATCCGCATCCAATGCGGTTTTCCAGACAAATATAAAGAAATGATTATGCAGATTATATAGTTTTCCAGCAAGGTCGATCTGTTAATGAGAAAAGGCTGCCGCGCGGCAGCCCTTAAGTGTTGAACTCCCTCGGTCCGTTAGTTAAATCGTGCCCTTTAAAAAATCAATAAAGGCATTCAGTTAGGGCACCAATCACATTCGGGTTATCCCATCTAGCTTTAGCCCGGGATTGTTAATATCCTACTGTTAAATTTAAACAGATATTTTCAATCGGTCGTTCCTTCGTGCGAGTTTAGTTGAATAAATCTACCATTTACCTTAATGTCAATTCCTTAATGCTGACGAGCTATTGGACTGTTCGAGAGCATGATGTCCTCACAATTCCGGCTACGGAAATATCCATAAAATAAGAAAACCGCGATTTACGCGGTATCTAATGCATATATGTTCTTGTCCCCCGACACCAGTCTATTGCATTTTTTTGAAGTCATAAATGACAAGAACTTGATCCCATTCCTGACGGGAACGTAACATTTTTATATGAGAATGACAACAATGAAAAGGTTAGTTTTTCATCCAGCTCTCCCAAATTCCTATTCTTTATGAACGTTTATTCGTACCAATATCTCGGGATAATCCCCCTTCCCTGCTCCAACAACTCTTTAATAATCATATCCGCATCTTGGATAGAATTCACCAGCGGATCAGTCATCATCGCTCTTCTCAGTTTCCCGAAATTCCGTTCCACGACAGCCTCAGCCGTAAGTTCATGCGTATCCAGTACCA
This is a stretch of genomic DNA from Paenibacillus sp. sptzw28. It encodes these proteins:
- a CDS encoding extracellular solute-binding protein, whose protein sequence is MMQTSNVRKRSWQWVALVGSVVLLVMTAACSGGTKPGESSENASSKTDESGQSASDGPFELSIMTVLHTPELPEDKVLRLIEQKTNTKLKINWVPNAAYEEKVLSSMATNTLPQAVYVGNVAIYNNFKKALREGQFWEIGPYLQEYPYLRNLDPAVLKNSSVDGKIYGVYQATPLSRQGVIYRKDWADKLGLKRPETIDDLYNMMKAFTERDPDGDKQQDTIGLADRSDLVYGAFKTVSSYFGTPNNWGEQDGELRPEFMFPAYMETMKFFKKLQSEGLINHDFPVTSKPDHEALFKSGKAGMYIGCICAAPGYQRDMTESMPETVLDVVNRIKGPEGEPGVWSVPGYGNMVLFPKSAVRSEEELKKVLAFFDQLLNPEIYNLLNYGIEGEHYEIVDGQAKVFKNPEKAAINDREVRPLLSLRVGGPETVDGLVGYADTELAQKTNDSMSDNNNILINDPAAAFDSPTRDQSGVQLQQLITDATYRFMMGDLDEAGFQAAIDKWLKDGGGKVIEEINEQYRAKK